One window of the Branchiostoma lanceolatum isolate klBraLanc5 chromosome 3, klBraLanc5.hap2, whole genome shotgun sequence genome contains the following:
- the LOC136430270 gene encoding DNA-directed RNA polymerase I subunit RPA43-like: protein MDLSSFEEASQLVDEPDSCLELVRCREHIPLPPQYLGRLRTGVQEVLGSELKMYSGRLKGVPVSYSNISLVQTGGNILDDQPYIHLDVETDFIVFRPKVGSTLVGTVNKIGKGHVGCLVHNYFNASIPRPRGVVNGWAGSRLTMGDKFNFTVTRIEADYGGVLAITGKILNDTCDSLTDIQPSTCSTGTPGRGIIKKRKHTGDDEDPSYGKKSCEPTEDITNTGQPSVPTTSTDVTSSNNKKKHKRKHRGKGHCDTGGLSVPTEADQPDWQATECTMEDNQGEEKTSTKKKRKHKESNKKDLTRIEGSGIERFSDNAERLSKKQKKKRQEQSCTEPSVHEAANGEHDEGHPGKHSKLNGDINEQTQKAIENSVVETHSTSSKKKKKKHKEKKHSSER from the exons ATGGACCTGTCGTCTTTCGAAGAAGCCAGCCAGCTGGTAGACGAGCCTGACTCGTGTTTGGAGCTCGTGCGATGCCGGGAACACATCCCGCTGCCGCCGCAGTACCTGGGTCGTCTGCGCACGGGCGTGCAGGAGGTGCTGGGCAGCGAGCTCAAGATGTACTCAGGAAG ACTGAAGGGGGTCCCGGTGTCCTACAGTAACATCAGCCTGGTGCAGACGGGAGGAAACATCCTCGATGACCAGCCCTACATTCATCTGGACGTGGAGACAGATTTCATTGTCTTCAGGCCCAAAGTTGGCAGTACTCTAGTG GGAACAGTCAACAAGATAGGGAAGGGCCACGTGGGCTGTCTGGTGCACAACTATTTCAACGCCTCCATCCCGAGGCCCCGCGGTGTGGTGAATGGCTGGGCAGGCTCTCGGCTCACCATGGGGGACAAGTTCAACTTCACTGTCACCAGGATAGAGGCTGACTACGGAGGGGTGTTAGCCATCACTGGCAAAATACT AAATGACACCTGTGACAGCCTCACTGACATCCAGCCCTCCACCTGCTCCACAG GCACCCCTGGCAGAGGCATCATCAAGAAGAGAAAGCACACTGGAGATGATGAAGACCCATCATATGGGAAGAAATCTTGTGAGCCCACAGAAGATATAACCAATACAGGACAGCCCAGCGTGCCAACTACATCAACTGATGTTACTtcttcaaacaacaaaaaaaagcacAAGAGAAAGCACAGGGGAAAAGGACATTGTGACACAGGTGGTTTGTCTGTCCCTACAGAGGCTGATCAGCCTGATTGGCAGGCAACTGAATGTACGATGGAGGACAACCAAGGTGAAGAAAaaacttcaacaaagaaaaagagGAAACACAAGGAAAGCAATAAAAAAGATTTGACTCGTATTGAAGGATCGGGAATCGAAAGATTTTCTGATAATGCAGAAAGGTTGTCTAAgaagcaaaagaagaaaagacaagaaCAGAGCTGCACTGAACCTTCTGTACATGAAGCAGCAAATGGTGAACATGATGAGGGGCATCCTGGGAAACATAGCAAGCTGAATGGAGACATCAATGAACAGACCCAAAAAGCTATAGAAAACAGCGTGGTAGAAACTCACTCCACTTcttcaaagaaaaagaagaagaagcataAAGAGAAGAAACATTCAAGTGAAAGATAG
- the LOC136430271 gene encoding uncharacterized protein isoform X3, translating to MATSSPELMPLWAGLAVAGSVLIATVAAVVTYCLSRQQTRRDQRLRARLDRVNEQLSKLYGPLYGNRLANHKAYAQALGTHSTLDSYLSDALQTWQMDRHTGSMMLSRWRTFLFYIMYPLDLKAEEIIRDNIHLCEGHFPQGFADFLFHTNYLRIVLSHWQLRKDGTLDTEIEYAQADDFYRENNGGFAFHYPIFDQLDVFVKDTYESLLLYQQGLLGALKEGDNGVVGTVLVNPRVAERGTEITETYPIYLPVDPAKGDKGATNGHGSVRRDVEDRALTVEADDASEPYGEPVGSAEPSRKSPDNDAVNTGSKGQMEDNLQELRQELQSVVYVPNQ from the exons ATGGCCACATCTTCACCAGAG CTCATGCCCCTGTGGGCGGGTCTGGCAGTGGCCGGTTCCGTGCTGATCGCCACCGTGGCGGCCGTGGTGACGTACTGCCTCTCCCGGCAGCAGACCCGCCGCGACCAGCGCCTCCGGGCCAGGCTGGACCGCGTCAACGAGCAGCTCTCCAAACTGTACGGGCCCCTGTACGGCAACAGACTGGCCAATCACAAGGCGTACGCCCAGGCCTTGGGCACACATTCCACCCTCGACTCGTACCTGAGCGACGCTCTGCAAACTTGGCAGATGGACCGACACACGGGCAGCATGATGCTGTCACGATGGCGGACATTCCTCTTCTACATCATGTACCCGTTAGACCTGAAGGCAGAGGAGATCATTCGTGACAACATCCACCTGTGCGAGGGGCATTTTCCTCAGGGTTTCGCTGACTTCCTCTTCCACACAAACTACCTGCGCATCGTCCTGTCTCACTGGCAGCTCAGGAAAGACGGGACTCTGGACACGGAGATTGAGTACGCTCAAGCGGACGACTTCTACCGCGAGAACAACGGTGGATTCGCCTTCCATTATCCCATATTTGACCAGCTGGACGTGTTCGTGAAGGACACGTATGAGAGTCTGCTGCTGTACCAGCAGGGCCTGTTGGGGGCCCTGAAGGAGGGCGACAACGGTGTTGTTGGAACAGTTCTCGTCAATCCTCGCGTGGCCGAACGAGGGACGGAAATTACCGAAACCTATCCGATCTATCTCCCCGTCGACCCCGCCAAGGGAGACAAGGGAGCTACAAACGGCCACGGCAGTGTGCGCAGGGACGTTGAAGACCGAGCTCTAACCGTGGAGGCCGATGAC GCTTCTGAACCATACGGGGAACCGGTGGGCTCGGCGGAGCCCAGCAGGAAGTCACCTGACAATGATGCCGTCAACACTGGCAGCAAAGGGCAGATGGAGGACAACCTCCAAGAACT TCGACAGGAGCTACAGAGTGTGGTGTACGTACCAAACCAGTGA
- the LOC136430271 gene encoding uncharacterized protein isoform X1: protein MMITCVNVVTSDLQEGDHKEKIRRHFTLRGSCVGFVHLPQSQKDWVCPCSYITSCAANLSLMPLWAGLAVAGSVLIATVAAVVTYCLSRQQTRRDQRLRARLDRVNEQLSKLYGPLYGNRLANHKAYAQALGTHSTLDSYLSDALQTWQMDRHTGSMMLSRWRTFLFYIMYPLDLKAEEIIRDNIHLCEGHFPQGFADFLFHTNYLRIVLSHWQLRKDGTLDTEIEYAQADDFYRENNGGFAFHYPIFDQLDVFVKDTYESLLLYQQGLLGALKEGDNGVVGTVLVNPRVAERGTEITETYPIYLPVDPAKGDKGATNGHGSVRRDVEDRALTVEADDASEPYGEPVGSAEPSRKSPDNDAVNTGSKGQMEDNLQELRQELQSVVYVPNQ, encoded by the exons ATGATGATTACCTGTGTGAATgtcgtgacctctgacctccaagAAGGCGATCACAAAGAGAAGATAAGACGTCATTTTA CCCTGAGGGGAAGTTGTGTTGGATTCGTCCACCTGCCACAGAGTCAGAAAGACTGGGTGTGTCCGTGTTCGTACATAACTAGCTGTGCCGCCAACTTGTCG CTCATGCCCCTGTGGGCGGGTCTGGCAGTGGCCGGTTCCGTGCTGATCGCCACCGTGGCGGCCGTGGTGACGTACTGCCTCTCCCGGCAGCAGACCCGCCGCGACCAGCGCCTCCGGGCCAGGCTGGACCGCGTCAACGAGCAGCTCTCCAAACTGTACGGGCCCCTGTACGGCAACAGACTGGCCAATCACAAGGCGTACGCCCAGGCCTTGGGCACACATTCCACCCTCGACTCGTACCTGAGCGACGCTCTGCAAACTTGGCAGATGGACCGACACACGGGCAGCATGATGCTGTCACGATGGCGGACATTCCTCTTCTACATCATGTACCCGTTAGACCTGAAGGCAGAGGAGATCATTCGTGACAACATCCACCTGTGCGAGGGGCATTTTCCTCAGGGTTTCGCTGACTTCCTCTTCCACACAAACTACCTGCGCATCGTCCTGTCTCACTGGCAGCTCAGGAAAGACGGGACTCTGGACACGGAGATTGAGTACGCTCAAGCGGACGACTTCTACCGCGAGAACAACGGTGGATTCGCCTTCCATTATCCCATATTTGACCAGCTGGACGTGTTCGTGAAGGACACGTATGAGAGTCTGCTGCTGTACCAGCAGGGCCTGTTGGGGGCCCTGAAGGAGGGCGACAACGGTGTTGTTGGAACAGTTCTCGTCAATCCTCGCGTGGCCGAACGAGGGACGGAAATTACCGAAACCTATCCGATCTATCTCCCCGTCGACCCCGCCAAGGGAGACAAGGGAGCTACAAACGGCCACGGCAGTGTGCGCAGGGACGTTGAAGACCGAGCTCTAACCGTGGAGGCCGATGAC GCTTCTGAACCATACGGGGAACCGGTGGGCTCGGCGGAGCCCAGCAGGAAGTCACCTGACAATGATGCCGTCAACACTGGCAGCAAAGGGCAGATGGAGGACAACCTCCAAGAACT TCGACAGGAGCTACAGAGTGTGGTGTACGTACCAAACCAGTGA
- the LOC136430271 gene encoding uncharacterized protein isoform X2 yields MMITCVNVVTSDLQEGDHKEKIRRHFTLRGSCVGFVHLPQSQKDWVCPCSYITSCAANLSLMPLWAGLAVAGSVLIATVAAVVTYCLSRQQTRRDQRLRARLDRVNEQLSKLYGPLYGNRLANHKAYAQALGTHSTLDSYLSDALQTWQMDRHTGSMMLSRWRTFLFYIMYPLDLKAEEIIRDNIHLCEGHFPQGFADFLFHTNYLRIVLSHWQLRKDGTLDTEIEYAQADDFYRENNGGFAFHYPIFDQLDVFVKDTYESLLLYQQGLLGALKEGDNGVVGTVLVNPRVAERGTEITETYPIYLPVDPAKGDKGATNGHGSVRRDVEDRALTVEADDH; encoded by the exons ATGATGATTACCTGTGTGAATgtcgtgacctctgacctccaagAAGGCGATCACAAAGAGAAGATAAGACGTCATTTTA CCCTGAGGGGAAGTTGTGTTGGATTCGTCCACCTGCCACAGAGTCAGAAAGACTGGGTGTGTCCGTGTTCGTACATAACTAGCTGTGCCGCCAACTTGTCG CTCATGCCCCTGTGGGCGGGTCTGGCAGTGGCCGGTTCCGTGCTGATCGCCACCGTGGCGGCCGTGGTGACGTACTGCCTCTCCCGGCAGCAGACCCGCCGCGACCAGCGCCTCCGGGCCAGGCTGGACCGCGTCAACGAGCAGCTCTCCAAACTGTACGGGCCCCTGTACGGCAACAGACTGGCCAATCACAAGGCGTACGCCCAGGCCTTGGGCACACATTCCACCCTCGACTCGTACCTGAGCGACGCTCTGCAAACTTGGCAGATGGACCGACACACGGGCAGCATGATGCTGTCACGATGGCGGACATTCCTCTTCTACATCATGTACCCGTTAGACCTGAAGGCAGAGGAGATCATTCGTGACAACATCCACCTGTGCGAGGGGCATTTTCCTCAGGGTTTCGCTGACTTCCTCTTCCACACAAACTACCTGCGCATCGTCCTGTCTCACTGGCAGCTCAGGAAAGACGGGACTCTGGACACGGAGATTGAGTACGCTCAAGCGGACGACTTCTACCGCGAGAACAACGGTGGATTCGCCTTCCATTATCCCATATTTGACCAGCTGGACGTGTTCGTGAAGGACACGTATGAGAGTCTGCTGCTGTACCAGCAGGGCCTGTTGGGGGCCCTGAAGGAGGGCGACAACGGTGTTGTTGGAACAGTTCTCGTCAATCCTCGCGTGGCCGAACGAGGGACGGAAATTACCGAAACCTATCCGATCTATCTCCCCGTCGACCCCGCCAAGGGAGACAAGGGAGCTACAAACGGCCACGGCAGTGTGCGCAGGGACGTTGAAGACCGAGCTCTAACCGTGGAGGCCGATGAC CATTGA
- the LOC136430272 gene encoding uncharacterized protein: protein MLGFICLLILAATASGQGTALQCEGHSDGVFADLEDCTVYHLCHGGRDYQIRCPDGYFWNDDVHSCRLADIAQCCSGQGVCEATSYAEDVTMLAGRVQTLEADSSDVQGQVNSLSTENTALRTQLTSLQGETDNLTVENVALRTELTSQQGQVSSLTAENAALRTQLTSLQVTAADLQDQLNNISVPVVPRTTISVKVVSAGYDDPGYLGGRGEVWVEGVQYAMNGRGYNLVVVNEVTGQMEDSVRFDTYGDPAAGVSLRDFLRGVPKGRIVLIAVHDEGSRYSGDAMVELSSLGAFSPDIAHRTSWAMISKKGSKTSWFVENERDRYAGPTVIESEIPLSI, encoded by the exons ATGCTGGGGTTCATTTGTCTTCTTATACTGGCGGCCACGGCGAGCGGCCAAGGGACAG CTCTGCAGTGCGAGGGCCATTCTGACGGTGTGTTCGCTGACCTGGAGGACTGCACGGTGTACCACCTGTGTCACGGCGGGCGGGACTACCAGATCCGCTGTCCGGACGGCTACTTCTGGAACGACGATGTCCACTCCTGTCGACTGGCGGACATCGCGCAGTGCTGCTCCG GCCAGGGAGTGTGCGAGGCGACGTCGTACGCGGAAGACGTGACGATGCTGGCGGGCAGGGTGCAGACTCTGGAGGCGGACTCATCGGACGTGCAGGGACAGGTCAACAGTCTGTCCACCGAGAACACCGCTCTCCGGACACAGCTGACGTCACTTCAGGGCGAGACCGACAATCTGACCGTTGAGAACGTCGCACTCCGGACAGAGCTGACGTCACAACAAGGACAGGTCAGCAGTCTGACCGCTGAGAACGCTGCACTCCGGACACAGCTGACGTCACTTCAGGTGACAGCGGCGGACCTACAGGACCAACTCAACAACATCTCAG TGCCGGTCGTTCCTCGGACCACCATCAGTGTCAAAGTTGTCTCTGCTGGCTATGATGATCCAGGCTACCTGGGCGGAAGGGGTGAGGTCTGGGTGGAGGGAGTGCAGTATGCCATGAACG GCCGTGGCTACAACTTGGTGGTCGTGAACGAAGTAACCGGACAGATGGAGGATTCTGTGCGGTTTGACACTTACGGCGACCCGGCAGCCGGAGTGTCGCTGCGAGACTTTCTCCGCGGGGTTCCAAAG GGACGTATTGTGTTGATCGCCGTGCATGACGAGGGGAGTAGGTACTCCGGTGACGCCATGGTAGAACTAAGCTCCCTTGGTGCCTTCTCACCGGATATCG CCCACCGTACATCCTGGGCCATGATCAGTAAGAAGGGCAGTAAAACGTCCTGGTTTGTGGAGAACGAGCGGGACCGCTACGCTGGGCCGACTGTCATCGAGTCAGAGATTCCACTGTCTATCTGA